Genomic DNA from Hordeum vulgare subsp. vulgare chromosome 2H, MorexV3_pseudomolecules_assembly, whole genome shotgun sequence:
CTCGGGCTCTATATCCTCCGTGAACctattctttatttatttttaaataaactTTGAAGtgataaaaaaatctgaaaacaatTTCCCATGCATGCATAGATGGGTTTTAGGCACGTGTAAAATTTCTTTATGAGATACTTTAACATGTTATTTTAAAAGCAAACACATGGATTTGAAAATATTCATTGTGCTATTCAATTTAGTGCACAATTTGAAATCATCGTAAAAGGTATCTATATAGGAAAACCTATATATATTTCTTATTAAAAAGATTGTATTATAGTTTGCGGTCCTTGTGTCCGCAATTCAAATAAAGGCGCGCAAGAGGCCTCCGGCCCGTACCGTGCACCTGTGCACACACAAAATTAGTGCTGGCTGCACCGCGGCCTCCGAAATAGTAGGGTCCTTAATTTTCTATGTACTTCCTTCGATTCTTTTTAATCCGTGTGTAAGAATTTTGTCAAGTCAAACTTTTCAAAGTTTTACCAAGTTTATATTATAAAATATTaatatctacaataccaaatattTATAATGTTAAATTACATCCATAATGATTCTACTGATATTGATTTTATATTATGAATGTTGATAATGTGTTTCTATAAGTttgtcaaaatgctttcacttcACTAaacaggaccggagggagtaataGAGTAGTAATAATGACTAGTTTGGCTCTTACTACCTCCGTCCTGGTATATTAGTCCTCCTGGTAGTTTGGGTTAAACTTTGAACTTTGATTTAACTAATAAAATATAAGTCACATACCCTAAAAATAATATGAATGGAAACTTCTTTCAAATATGAATCCAACAATTAAAATTTTGTGACATACAACTTCTAATTTGTTAGTCAAATCTACTGTCAAAGTTGTGCATAAAATACGAAGGGGATCAATAAACCCGGATGGAGGTAGTATTAAATTAGGTATATGGTATAACATTATAGTCATTAAATGTATCATTTGTACTTGATATTGCATTAGTACATATAACTAAATCATTCCAAGAACAAAAATTTAGGGCCTTAATTATTAATACGTTGAGTCCATAGATAAAAAAATGCTTTCGACACTTGGATCTACATCAGAAGGTACGTGGATCGTGATAGTCTACGTGGAATGCGTGAAAAGGTCAGCAGGCCAACATTACAGCCCGGTCTTCACATGATCGGTCTATTATGACCAAATACGTACCAGCCACATGCCTAGCTTGCTTGTGTTTTCATCTACtttcttcgtttctaaatataaatttcTCCAGCATTCAAAGTCCAAAATCCATTCTCCGCGTCCACCAACCGCACACGTTTCTCCAACCCACCCAGGAGTATATATATAGGACCCGACACAGCCACCTAGGGAAGCAAACACAATCTCCACTCAAGGATCAATACACcagcacttgctatacaaatccaCTTTGCTAGCTCTCCTTGCAGTTCCAACCGCAATGGCTGCCACAAGAACCAGTCTTCTCGCCCTGGCTGCGATGGCCGTCGTCATAAGCACCGCGTCCGCGGCGATCTACAACGTCGGCGAGCCCGGCGGAGCTTGGGACCTCGGCACCAACTACGACGCATGGGCGTCCTCCAGGAACTTCCATATCGACGACCAGATCATGTTCAAGTACTCCCCTCAGGCGCACAACCTCCTCCAAGTCAGCAAAGCAGACTACGACTCCTGCAACACCGCCAGCCCCCTCGCCACCTATACCTCTGGGAATGTTATCGTCACCCTCTCCAACAACAGCACCCGCTACTTCATCTGCGGTTTCCCTGGTCATTGCGCGGGCGGTATGAAGGTTAAGATTATTGTCACCTCTACGTCACCCGCCCCGGCCAGCGGCCCAAGTGCAAGCAACGCTCCCCCGGCGACACCTGCTTCCGCTGCCACCAATGTGAAGGTGACGGGGTTCGGTCTCGCCGTTTTGCTTGCAGTTGCCGGCCTCATGGCTTGAGTGCATCTCTATATAGTCGCAGGCACATGTGTATTTTATGTACATATTCAAGTAATTATTACTAGCAACTATCTGTGTGTATAGTAAAGTCGTTATGTGTGTGTTGGACGTATTCGCgctttctgttttgctgattcatTTTATAGGATTTATTAATAAAGCTTATTTTGGTCTTATGCAACATTTGTCTTGAAACACGATCTTTCTAAAACATGAGAACCAACATTTTCATAGCTTATACTTGTATTACAAAAATATATATACTTAGATTAGACATGTAATTAGTATTGCCTGGCCCTCATTGTAAATGAACTGTCCCGAACAAACAGCTGCCACaaatgtttttttttttgaaatgtagGCAAAAGCTTTGCCTCATCTCATTAATTAATTAAGAAAAGAATTGCTCGGTTGATTAACGGAAAATTAGACGAAAATCGTTATAACACGTCCATTCAGGACACACAGAGCGACCTGGCAACCCACATAAGCCTCACTCCTTAAATAGCCGGCTATGGCCTCGGGCGGTGAGCCGGAGTGGCGTCACGCCGCGTTCGCACCGCGGCGACAGTTGAGACGACCGTCGAAACATCGGGTTTTCGGGCGAGTCCGCATGTGCCCCATTACCAGGCCGACGTGGCGGGCGTGCCCGAGCGTCCTGTATTTAGACTAGATACGAGAGGTTCCTGTCAGCCGGGACGTTTAAGGTCCGTTTGAGTGGTCCGGTTGGATCGTTTTTTTATGACTGAACAGTCTATCCGGATGTTTGAGGTAGGTATGAGAGGTCTGGTTGTAGATGATCTTATTGTTAGCTAATCTGTTGTTTTTCACAGCTTAGGGATTATCATATATATGTCTCTTAATCTCTTATACATCGCTTGATTGTTTCTTCACTTTTTTTTAAGCGTACATATGTAATCATGCGAGGAGCAGAAAAGTCTTGTCACCGCAATACCTGCTTGCCTCCTGCCCGCGAGCCCCTAATTAAGGTAGCTAGATAACCCCGTTGCGATTGGGATTTGTTGTCAACTGTGCGCCGCCAAACGATTCAGACACGGAAAGCTGTGTCCGGCTAGAGCACGCTCCGAGCCCTTCTCTTCCCCGTAACGCAGAACAAAGGCCTTCCTCTCCAACACTATATATATAGTATATAGTTCCCCAACGACTTACCAAACACCGCAAATCGATCAAGCTCTCGCCGTTGTCCCTCGACACCATGGCCGAAGAAAGCAGGTGC
This window encodes:
- the LOC123431260 gene encoding mavicyanin-like; translation: MAATRTSLLALAAMAVVISTASAAIYNVGEPGGAWDLGTNYDAWASSRNFHIDDQIMFKYSPQAHNLLQVSKADYDSCNTASPLATYTSGNVIVTLSNNSTRYFICGFPGHCAGGMKVKIIVTSTSPAPASGPSASNAPPATPASAATNVKVTGFGLAVLLAVAGLMA